GGGCATCTGCCTCGGTTTGCAGTCTGTGGTTATCGAGTTCGCGCGCAATGTGCTCGGCCTCGAGGGTGCCAACAGTACTGAATTCAATACTAAAACCCCGCACCCGGTTATTGGCCTGATCACAGAGTGGATCGATAGCGAAGGCAATATCGAGAAGCGCGACGAGCAGTCCGACCTGGGTGGCACCATGCGCTTGGGTGGCCAGGAGTGTCGCTTGGCTAAAGACACCAAGGCTCGCGATATCTACGGCGCCGACGTCATTGTAGAGCGCCACCGCCACCGCTACGAAGTGAACAACAACTACGTTGATCGCCTGCAGCAAGCTGGTTTGAAAATTGGCGGCTGGTCTGCAGACGATACCCTGGTAGAAATGGTTGAATTGCCGAACCATCCCTGGTTCGTTGCTTGCCAGTTCCACCCGGAATTTACTTCAACCCCGCGCGACGGCCATCCGCTGTTCGAAAGCTTTGTTGCCGCCGCAATGAAGCAGCGTGAAAACCAGGGTTAATCAGTAATCCGCCCCCGGTCTCTGTGACTGGGGGTGAGATGACAGGGAGCTGACAGTGAAAACAATTGAAGTCGGAAATATTCAGGTCGCCAACGACAAGCCCTTCGCGCTGTTTGGCGGTATGAATGTACTGGAATCCCGCGACCTGGCGATGCAGGTGGCTGAGCACTATGTAAAAGTCACTGAAAAACTGGGTATTCCCTATGTTTTTAAAGCGTCTTTTGACAAGGCCAATCGCTCTTCCATCAATTCCTATCGCGGACCGGGAATGGAAGAAGGCCTGAAGATTTTTCAGGAAATCAAAGATACCTTTAAGGTTCCCTTGATTACCGATGTCCACGAAGTACACCAGGCTGCTCCGGTTGCCGAAGTCGTGGATATTATCCAGCTGCCGGCCTTCCTGGCCCGCCAAACTGACCTGGTCGCGGCTATGGCAGCGACTGGTGCAGTGATCAACGTCAAAAAGCCCCAGTTTATGAGCCCGCCACAAGTTAAAAATGTGGTGGAGAAATTTGCTGAGTGTGGCAACGAAAATATTCTTTTGTGTGAGCGCGGTGCCTGCTTTGGCTACGACAACCTGGTTGTCGATATGCTGGGCTTTAGCACCATGATCAATGCCTCCGGCGGTGCGCCGCTGATTTTTGACGTCACCCACTCACTGCAAATGCGCGATCCTTCCGGTGCAGCTTCTGGTGGTCGCCGTGCACAGGTCACTGAGCTGGGCCGCGCAGGTTTGGCTATCGGGATTGCCGGCCTGTTCCTGGAAGCACACCCGAATCCAGACAAAGCATTGTGTGATGGCCCCAGTGCATTGCCACTGGAAAAGCTGGAGCCATTCCTGGCGCAGATGAAAGCGGTAGATGACCTGATCAAAGGTTTTGAGCCGCTGGATACGAAATAAAAAAGAGATACTTTTGCGCGCCCTGATTGGGCGCGCGGCACTTTCCCCTCTGCTATTTGGCCTGAGCGCTGTAGCAAAAAGTGCGTAAAGTCTGATTTACGAAAACCTATTTTCAGTAAGTACCAATACGGAGCCCATTGTAAATGAGCAAGATTGTCGCTGTTAAAGCCTTTGAAGTAATGGATTCTCGCGGTAACCCTACCGTTGAAGCCGATGTAATCCTGGAGGATGGTTCTATTGGCTCCGCCTGCGCCCCCTCCGGTGCCTCCACTGGCTCCCGTGAAGCGCTGGAACTTCGCGATGGCGATAAAAGCCGTTACTTGGGCAAGGGTGTCCTGAAAGCGGTTGAAAATATCAACACTACTATCGCCGACCTGCTCAAGGGTATGGATGCTTCCGATCAGCGCGCCTTGGACAAGGCGATGATTGATGCCGACGGCACTGAAAATAAGGCGAACTTCGGCGCTAACGCTATTTTGGCGGTTTCCCTGGCTGCCGCTAAAGCAGCTGCTGCTTCCAAAAAAATCCCCTTGTACCAGCATATTGCTGAGGTAAACGGCACTCCGGGCGAGTACTCCATGCCGGTACCGATGATGAATATCCTCAATGGCGGCGAACACGCTGACAACAATGTGGATATTCAGGAATTTATGGTTCAGCCGGTTAAGGCTGAATCTTTTGCTGAAGCTCTGCGCCAAGGTGCTGAGATCTTCCACTCCCTGAAAAAAGTACTGTCCAGCAACAGCCTGAACACTGCGGTTGGCGATGAAGGTGGCTTTGCTCCGAACCTGCCTTCCAACGAAGCAGCGCTGAAAGTGATTGCTGAAGCGGTAGAGAAGGCCGGTTACACCCTGGGCGATGACATTACCCTGGCTCTGGACTGCGCTTCTTCCGAGTTCTACAAAGATGGCAAGTACGATCTGGCTGGCGAAGGCAAGCAGTTCGACAGCGAAGGTTTTGCCAGCTACCTGGCCGATCTGTCCGCCAACTATCCGATCCTGTCTATCGAAGACGGTATGGATGAGAGTGATTGGGACGGTTGGAAAGTACTCACCGACAAAATTGGTGAAAAAGTACAGCTGGTAGGTGACGACCTGTTCGTAACCAACACCAAGATCCTGAAGGAAGGTATCGAGAAAGGTGTCGGTAACTCTATCTTGATCAAGTTCAACCAGATCGGTTCCCTGTCCGAGACTCTGGATGCGATCAAAATGGCTAAAGATGCGGGCTACACCGCTGTGATCTCTCACCGCTCCGGTGAGACCGAAGATACTACTATTGCAGATCTGGCGGTTGCGACTGCTGCTGGCCAAATCAAGACCGGTTCCCTTTGCCGTTCAGACCGCGTAGCCAAGTACAACCGTCTGCTGCGCATCGAAGCTGAGCTGAATGGCTCCGCTCCTTATCGCGGCCGCGCTGAATTCAAGTAATCCATTATTTGAATTAGCGTGCAAGTACTACAAAGAAGGGCCAGCCCCTCTTTGTAGTACTATAAATACGAACAAGCGAAATATCGTAATCTCGTATGAAATGGCTGCTGGCAATACTCACCATTATGCTCCTCGCCACCCAGTACCGACTTTGGGTTGGTGAAGGTAGTCTCGCCGAAGTTACCCGTCTCAAGCGTCAATTAGCCCAACAGCAAGAAAAAAATATCGCGCTGGTGCGGGAAAACCGTCAACTGTTCAGGGAAGTCCGCAGTTTGAAAGTTGGAACTGATGGTGTGGAAGCGAAAGCCCGTTATGACCTGGGACTGATCAAGGAAGGGGAAACACTGTTTATCTTCCTGGATAAGGAAGAGGCTGAAAATTGATTAAGGATTATTGGGTCATTGTACCCGCTGCCGGCGTTGGCAAACGTATGGGGGCTGATCGCCCGAAACAGTACCTGCCATTGCTCGGGCGACCACTGCTATCCCTGACTTTAAAAAATATTCTTGGGTGGCCAGGCTTGGCCGGCGTTGTAGTATCACTATCGGAGCAGGATACCTACTTCCCTCACCTGAAAGAAGCAAACCACCCCTTGGTACACACCGTCATTGGTGGAGCTGAGAGAGCAGACTCTGTTCAGTCCGCTCTGGATTTCCTGGCGGAGCGAGAAAGCGGCGATACTCCGGTTTTAGTCCACGATGCTGCACGACCCTGTGTGTCTGAGCGCGATATCTGCGCTTTACTCAGTGACGAAGTCTCACCGATGGCACTTTTGGCGCGCCCCGCAAGCGACACATTAAAGCGCAGTCATGTGACTGGCGGTGTAGCCTGTGTGGAAGAAACGGTTGACCGCGAAAGTATTTGGTTGGCGCAAACCCCGCAACGGGCCCCTCTCAGTACTCTGCACTCATGCCTTGGTAAAGCCCTGGAACAGGGGGTTGCTGTAACCGATGAAGCCAGTGCACTGGAGTTTTTTGGCCATTCACCGCAATTGGTTGCGGGTGATAGTGACAATATTAAAGTGACGCACCCCGCCGATATCATAATTGCAGAAACTATTTTACGTCTGCGCTACTCCCCGACTGAGGATAAGCGATAGTGAGTTTTCGAATAGGCCAGGGCTTTGATGTGCACGCATTTGGCCCCGGTGATCATGTAGTGCTCGGAGGAGTACAAATCCCCTATGGGTATGGTTTGGTAGCTCATTCTGACGGGGATGTTTTACTGCACGCCCTCTCGGATGCCTTACTGGGTGCTCTGGCCCTGGGAGATATTGGTAAACACTTTCCCGATAACGATGAACAATTTGCCGGAGCGGATAGCAGAAACCTGCTTCGACATGTTGTTGGGTTAATCGATGATAAAGGGTATCGCCTGGTTAATGCGGATATGACGTTGATTGCCCAGGCCCCCAAAATGGCTCCGCATATCGATGGAATGCGAGTCAATATTGCCGCTGACTGTGGTGTTGATTGCGATGCGATCAGTGTCAAAGCAACCACTACAGAAAAGCTTGGATTTACTGGTCGCGGTGAGGGTATCGCCGCGCAAGCTACTGTTTTATTAGAGCGCAAAGATGTCTGAAGTTTGGAACCTGGATTGGCCCCGAGCGCTTGGGGGTGCGGTAATTTCTGGTGATTTTCGCACAGAACCAGAAGATTTTATTGTCGATGAATTGGCTATGCCGCCGGCTGATAAAGATGGTGAGCATGTTTACTTACAGGTTAAAAAGCGCGGGGCAAATACTGCCTGGGTTGCCAAAGAGTTGGCGAAGTTAGCCGGGGTGCAAAGCAGAGATGTCAGCTTTTATGGCTTGAAAGACCGACATGCTGTTACCACTCAATGGTTCAGTGTATGGCTCGGACAAAAGCCAGAAGCAGACTGGTCGCAAATAAACAGCGATGAGATTTCATTGCTCCAGGCCTTCCGGGGACCACGCAAGTTGCGTCGCGGCGAACATATGGGGAATCGCTTCAAGATTCGGCTGCGCAATGTAGAAGGTGATCGGGACAAAGCAGAAGAAGTACTTCAGCTGATTCCCAAAGGGGTGCCCAATTACTTCGGTGAACAGCGCTTTGGGATTGATGGCAATAACCTTAGCTTGGCAAAAAACTTAGCTGAAGAAGACGGTCGCTGCCGCAAAAGCGAAAAGGCCTTCGCCATGTCTGCTGCCCGTAGCTGGCTGTTCAACCAGGTTTTGGCTGAGCGAGTCAACACCGGAACCTGGCAGAGCCCCCTCGTTGGAGAGCCTGAAGATTACCCAACCGGGCCTCTTTGGGGGCGTGGCAGAAACCTGTCAACGGATGCCCTGGGGCAGTTGGAAGAGCAAGTGTTGTCTCCGTGGCAGCCTTGGTGCAACTGGCTGGAGCACTGCGGTCTTAGCCAGGAGCGCCGGGCCATGATTTTATCCCCGGAGGCATTTCGCTATGAGTGGGAAGGTGATCATTTAATCGTCGAATTTGCCTTGCCACCGGGTACTTTTGCTACGGCTTTGCTACGGGAGATAGCTCAGCTGGTCAATGTTAAACAGTGCACATAAAATTTGTATTTAGGTGACTGGCACTGTTGCACAAATCATGGACAAGAAAAGAATATGGATCGCTTGAGACAAGAAGGTCTGGGGATGACTTCCCAGCGAACCCGTAATCGCTTGATCCAGCGATTACGGGAAGAGGGGATATCCAACGAGGAGGTACTGGATGTAATGGCATCTACACCTCGACACCTCTTTTTGGATGAGGCCCTGGCTATTCGGGCTTATGAAGATACTGCTTTGCCCATAGGGTATGGCCAAACTATTTCCCAGCCATACATTGTCGCCCGTATGACTGAACTCTTACTGAGTAGAGCCAAGTCTCTACACCGGGTTCTGGAAGTGGGTACGGGCTCTGGCTACCAAACGGCCATTCTTGCTCGTTTGGTCGAACAACTTTATTCCGTCGAGCGTGTCGAACCTCTATTGGAAACCGCTCGCCATCGGTTGGGGGAGCTGGGTTATAGCAATGTAGAGTATAAGCTCAGCAGTGGGGGCTTTGGTTGGAAAGAAGAGGGTCCTTACGATGCTATCCTGGCTGCAGCAGCACCTGCAATGATTCCTGATGAGCTGCGAGAACAGCTGGCTCCCAATGGAGTTTTGGTAATTCCGGTGGGGGCTGAGCAGCAATACCTGACGATGGTGACTCGTCGTGAGGATAGTAATAAGTTTGATGTGGAAAAGTTGGAAGCGGTACGTTTCGTGCCTTTACTCGGTGGCGTGGTTCGATGAGATTTACTGAGGTTCTAAAAAGTCGCTACCCCGGAGTACTTCTGCGGGGAATGGCAATGGGGGCTGCCGATGTGGTGCCCGGTGTTTCCGGGGGAACTATTGCCTTTATTACCGGCATCTACCAGGAGCTTTTGGACTCCCTCAGTCGAATAGGCCCGCATTGTATTACAGTGTGGCGGAAGGAGGGGTTTCTATCCACTTGGCGCTATATTAATGGGAGCTTTCTTCTCTCTCTTTTCCTTGGGGTATTGTTGAGCGTTTTTAGCTTGGCCCACCTGATTAGTGGCTTACTGCAAAATTATCCAATTGTTGTGTGGTCTTTCTTTTTCGGTTTGGTTCTCGCCTCAATTGTTCCCATCGTGAGAAATATCCCCCGGTGGTCGCCATCTGTTTTGGTTTTTCTCGCACTGGGTATTGCGCTTGCAGTAACAGTGAGCGAGATGCGGCCTTCGGAGATACCGGCAACTCCACTTACACTGTTTTTATCAGGTGCTTTGGCGATATGTGCGATGGCACTGCCGGGAATTTCCGGCGCTTTCCTGCTGTTATTAATTGGGATATACCCCAAGGTTTTAGCTGCAGTTCATGAACTCCAAATTTTAAACCTATTGTGCTTTGCGGCAGGGGCGGCAATAGGGCTGATGCTCTTCAGCCGCTTGTTGTCTTGGCTGATGCACAAATATGTAGCCAGGACATTGGCATTTCTTGCCGGGGTTTTGTTGGGTAGTTTGAAGATTATTTGGCCCTGGAAACTGCCAATGTCCGGGGAAATTGAAGCATCAAGCAAATTGGCCCCTTTGCTATCCAACACTTCTCCGCTAACTTATGTCGAGCAAACCGGCGACAGTGCTCATTTGGGGGGCGCAATTGTTGCGGCTCTAGTGGCAGCGCTCTTAGTTCTCGCTGTAGACTTCTTTGGCAAGGTGCACAGAGAGAAGTCTTGCGCCACTCCGCAATAAGATCTGGAAAATCTCGGTATGGCAGCGTTTTATCAAACTTTTCCAGAGATTTTTGGAGCTTTTCTTTAGACACTTTTTCCATAAATGCCGTGGTCTGATGTAAAAAGAGAATAATGGAATGTCATCTTTTGCAACCTCTTGAGCGCCGATGTTGGCGGAACAAACTCCCTAAAATCGGTCATTGTTTGTGGGGGGTGTTTAAAATATTAGGCTTGCTGGTTCTACTGCAGGCCGTTTCCTCCTGTTCCAGCCATAAGGCTCCCTCAAGCTCCCTACGCCAGCCCCCGAGTATCAAAATTACCCACCACACGGTTGGTAAAGGGGATACCCTCTATTCGATAGCCTGGCGTTACGGCAAGGATTTTCGCCAATTGGCGGCGATAAATGGTATCCGCTCCCCTTATCAAATATATCCTGGGCAGAGAATAAGGCTGGCGGGCTCAGTGCCAACCAAGAGCACCGCTAGTACGCAAAAGAAGCAAAAAGCGCCAGTCGCAAAAGCTAATCCTAAAACAACACAAACGACCACTGCTAAAAAATCTTTAACATCAAGCCCAAAGCGCCAATCAACAGCATCTCGCCGGAGCGGATCGGTCAACTGGCGCTGGCCCGCCAAGGGGAAAGTGATTAGTCACTTCCGCTCTGGGGACCCATTGCGTAAGGGAGTTGATATCGCGGGTGAAAAGGGTGAGTCTGTACTGGCAGCGGCTGATGGCACCGTGATCTACGCAGGAAGCGCCTTGAGAGGTTATGGAAAGCTGCTGATCGTCAAGCACAACGAGGTTTACCTCAGTGCCTATGCACACAATCACCGGTTGCTCGTAAAGGAGGGCAGCAGGGTAAAGGCGGGGCAAAGGATAGCGGAACTGGGTTCGAGTGGTACCGACCGCAACAAGCTCCACTTTGAGATTCGCAAAAACGGTCAGCCAGTAGACCCTCTTGCCTACTTACCGTAAGTTCACGGCCGCAGTAAAGCTCTGCAAATAAAAATGGACTTTTAACTAGTACCACTTGAGGTAGTCACTGTAATCGTGGCCATCCCAGGGTCAGCCGATTCAGTGGCTGTCGCCACATACCTGCGGCATTGATAGTTGTGTTATCAATGTCCGAGTGTGTTGTGCGGCTGAAATTGGCAAAGTACAAGGAGCAGGGGAAATGGAAGCACAACGGCAAGACCAGTCTTTGGCTGGCCAGGCAGAAGACTTTCCTCCTGAGTTAGACGTTGAAAATGATGAGCAGAAATTAGGTTCAACTGAAGCAGGTGTTAGTCGCACGCGGAAATCTGCGGCTAAAAAGAGTTCCGCACCCTCCCAGGCAGAGAAAAGTAGAGTTTGTAGATTGGATGGCGATGGCCATTTGCAGAAAAATCTCGACGCTACTCAACTCTATCTCAATGAAATTGGATTCTCCCCCTTATTGACCGCAGAAGAAGAGGTGTATTACGCGCGCAAGGCTTTGCGTGGAGATGCTGCGGCAAGAAAACGAATGATCGAGAGCAATCTTCGCCTTGTTGTAAAGATTGCTCGCCGCTACGTTAGCCGAGGTTTGGCACTGCTGGACCTTATTGAGGAAGGCAATCTGGGCCTGATTCGAGCAGTTGAGAAGTTTGATCCAGAGAGAGGTTTTCGCTTTTCCACTTACGCCACCTGGTGGATACGTCAGACGATAGAACGGGCCATAATGAATCAGACCCGGACCATACGCCTGCCCATCCATGTCGTGAAAGAGTTAAACGTGTACTTGCGTGCATCTCGAGAGTTGGCGCAAAAGCTGGATCACGAGCCATCCGCAGAAGAAATTGCCACCCTCCTTGAGAAGCCAGTCGAAGATGTCGAGCGTATGCTGGGGCTCAATGAGCGGGTTACTTCTGTAGATACTCCCATTGGGCCCTCTTCTGAGAAGACCTTGGTAGATACCATCCCCGATCAGCAGGAATCTGACCCAGCAGAGCTTTTACAGGACAGGGACCTTTTTGACAGCATCAACCGCTGGTTGGGAGAGTTACCTGACAAGCAGTGTGAAGTGGTCTCTAGGCGGTTTGGTTTGCGCGGTTTTGAAGCGAGCACCCTGGAAGAAGTAGGGCGTGAAATCGGTCTCACCAGGGAGCGGGTCAGGCAGATACAGGTGGATGCACTGAAACGTTTAAGAGAGGTTATGGAGAAGCAGGGGCTCGACGGGCATTCACTATTTGGTAATTTGTAGCCTCTTCTCCTTTATAAAACCCCACCGCCGATTTCTGGCTGTGGGGTTTTTTATCGCGTCTACATGCTGAGCGGAAGTCTTCGGGCTACGAGTTACTTCCTGACCCAGCGTCCCAGGTTGTCCTGGTAGTATTCTCCAGGTGATAAGCGTGCTTCCAACTTTT
This DNA window, taken from Microbulbifer sp. VAAF005, encodes the following:
- a CDS encoding tRNA pseudouridine(13) synthase TruD; the protein is MSEVWNLDWPRALGGAVISGDFRTEPEDFIVDELAMPPADKDGEHVYLQVKKRGANTAWVAKELAKLAGVQSRDVSFYGLKDRHAVTTQWFSVWLGQKPEADWSQINSDEISLLQAFRGPRKLRRGEHMGNRFKIRLRNVEGDRDKAEEVLQLIPKGVPNYFGEQRFGIDGNNLSLAKNLAEEDGRCRKSEKAFAMSAARSWLFNQVLAERVNTGTWQSPLVGEPEDYPTGPLWGRGRNLSTDALGQLEEQVLSPWQPWCNWLEHCGLSQERRAMILSPEAFRYEWEGDHLIVEFALPPGTFATALLREIAQLVNVKQCT
- the ispF gene encoding 2-C-methyl-D-erythritol 2,4-cyclodiphosphate synthase; translation: MSFRIGQGFDVHAFGPGDHVVLGGVQIPYGYGLVAHSDGDVLLHALSDALLGALALGDIGKHFPDNDEQFAGADSRNLLRHVVGLIDDKGYRLVNADMTLIAQAPKMAPHIDGMRVNIAADCGVDCDAISVKATTTEKLGFTGRGEGIAAQATVLLERKDV
- the kdsA gene encoding 3-deoxy-8-phosphooctulonate synthase; the protein is MTVKTIEVGNIQVANDKPFALFGGMNVLESRDLAMQVAEHYVKVTEKLGIPYVFKASFDKANRSSINSYRGPGMEEGLKIFQEIKDTFKVPLITDVHEVHQAAPVAEVVDIIQLPAFLARQTDLVAAMAATGAVINVKKPQFMSPPQVKNVVEKFAECGNENILLCERGACFGYDNLVVDMLGFSTMINASGGAPLIFDVTHSLQMRDPSGAASGGRRAQVTELGRAGLAIGIAGLFLEAHPNPDKALCDGPSALPLEKLEPFLAQMKAVDDLIKGFEPLDTK
- a CDS encoding peptidoglycan DD-metalloendopeptidase family protein, whose translation is MFKILGLLVLLQAVSSCSSHKAPSSSLRQPPSIKITHHTVGKGDTLYSIAWRYGKDFRQLAAINGIRSPYQIYPGQRIRLAGSVPTKSTASTQKKQKAPVAKANPKTTQTTTAKKSLTSSPKRQSTASRRSGSVNWRWPAKGKVISHFRSGDPLRKGVDIAGEKGESVLAAADGTVIYAGSALRGYGKLLIVKHNEVYLSAYAHNHRLLVKEGSRVKAGQRIAELGSSGTDRNKLHFEIRKNGQPVDPLAYLP
- the ispD gene encoding 2-C-methyl-D-erythritol 4-phosphate cytidylyltransferase: MIKDYWVIVPAAGVGKRMGADRPKQYLPLLGRPLLSLTLKNILGWPGLAGVVVSLSEQDTYFPHLKEANHPLVHTVIGGAERADSVQSALDFLAERESGDTPVLVHDAARPCVSERDICALLSDEVSPMALLARPASDTLKRSHVTGGVACVEETVDRESIWLAQTPQRAPLSTLHSCLGKALEQGVAVTDEASALEFFGHSPQLVAGDSDNIKVTHPADIIIAETILRLRYSPTEDKR
- the eno gene encoding phosphopyruvate hydratase, whose product is MSKIVAVKAFEVMDSRGNPTVEADVILEDGSIGSACAPSGASTGSREALELRDGDKSRYLGKGVLKAVENINTTIADLLKGMDASDQRALDKAMIDADGTENKANFGANAILAVSLAAAKAAAASKKIPLYQHIAEVNGTPGEYSMPVPMMNILNGGEHADNNVDIQEFMVQPVKAESFAEALRQGAEIFHSLKKVLSSNSLNTAVGDEGGFAPNLPSNEAALKVIAEAVEKAGYTLGDDITLALDCASSEFYKDGKYDLAGEGKQFDSEGFASYLADLSANYPILSIEDGMDESDWDGWKVLTDKIGEKVQLVGDDLFVTNTKILKEGIEKGVGNSILIKFNQIGSLSETLDAIKMAKDAGYTAVISHRSGETEDTTIADLAVATAAGQIKTGSLCRSDRVAKYNRLLRIEAELNGSAPYRGRAEFK
- a CDS encoding protein-L-isoaspartate(D-aspartate) O-methyltransferase; translation: MDRLRQEGLGMTSQRTRNRLIQRLREEGISNEEVLDVMASTPRHLFLDEALAIRAYEDTALPIGYGQTISQPYIVARMTELLLSRAKSLHRVLEVGTGSGYQTAILARLVEQLYSVERVEPLLETARHRLGELGYSNVEYKLSSGGFGWKEEGPYDAILAAAAPAMIPDELREQLAPNGVLVIPVGAEQQYLTMVTRREDSNKFDVEKLEAVRFVPLLGGVVR
- a CDS encoding DUF368 domain-containing protein, with the protein product MRFTEVLKSRYPGVLLRGMAMGAADVVPGVSGGTIAFITGIYQELLDSLSRIGPHCITVWRKEGFLSTWRYINGSFLLSLFLGVLLSVFSLAHLISGLLQNYPIVVWSFFFGLVLASIVPIVRNIPRWSPSVLVFLALGIALAVTVSEMRPSEIPATPLTLFLSGALAICAMALPGISGAFLLLLIGIYPKVLAAVHELQILNLLCFAAGAAIGLMLFSRLLSWLMHKYVARTLAFLAGVLLGSLKIIWPWKLPMSGEIEASSKLAPLLSNTSPLTYVEQTGDSAHLGGAIVAALVAALLVLAVDFFGKVHREKSCATPQ
- a CDS encoding septum formation initiator family protein; this translates as MKWLLAILTIMLLATQYRLWVGEGSLAEVTRLKRQLAQQQEKNIALVRENRQLFREVRSLKVGTDGVEAKARYDLGLIKEGETLFIFLDKEEAEN
- the rpoS gene encoding RNA polymerase sigma factor RpoS, with protein sequence MEAQRQDQSLAGQAEDFPPELDVENDEQKLGSTEAGVSRTRKSAAKKSSAPSQAEKSRVCRLDGDGHLQKNLDATQLYLNEIGFSPLLTAEEEVYYARKALRGDAAARKRMIESNLRLVVKIARRYVSRGLALLDLIEEGNLGLIRAVEKFDPERGFRFSTYATWWIRQTIERAIMNQTRTIRLPIHVVKELNVYLRASRELAQKLDHEPSAEEIATLLEKPVEDVERMLGLNERVTSVDTPIGPSSEKTLVDTIPDQQESDPAELLQDRDLFDSINRWLGELPDKQCEVVSRRFGLRGFEASTLEEVGREIGLTRERVRQIQVDALKRLREVMEKQGLDGHSLFGNL